From one Bos indicus x Bos taurus breed Angus x Brahman F1 hybrid chromosome 7, Bos_hybrid_MaternalHap_v2.0, whole genome shotgun sequence genomic stretch:
- the GPR151 gene encoding probable G-protein coupled receptor 151, which translates to MNVSFAHLHFAGGYLPSDSKDWRTVVPALLVAVCLVGFVGNLCVIGILLHSAWKGKPSMIHSLILNLSLADLSLLLFSAPVRATAYSRGVWDLGWFVCKSSDWFIHTCMAAKSLTIVAVAKVCFMYACDPAKPVSIHNCTIWSVLVAIWAVASLLPLPEWFFTTTRHHAGVEMCLVDVPAVAREFTSTFGKLYPLLAFCLPLLSASFYFWRAYGQCQKRGTKTQNLRNQMRSKQLTVMLLSIAITSAILWLPEWIAWLWIWHLKAGGPAPPQGFIALSQVLMFSISSANPLIFLVMSEEFKEGLKGIWKWMITKKHPPASESQETPAGNSQVLRDSIPSLESPPSMSEKEKTGSPSVSKEKAEKAEIPILPDVEQFWHDRDTVPCVEDNDPIPWEHEDQETGDCDK; encoded by the coding sequence ATGAACGTGTCCTTTGCTCACCTCCACTTTGCCGGCGGGTACCTGCCCTCAGACTCCAAGGACTGGAGGACAGTAGTCCCAGCTCTCCTGGTGGCTGTCTGCCTGGTGGGTTTCGTGGGGAATCTGTGTGTCATTGGCATCCTCCTCCACAGTGCTTGGAAAGGAAAGCCATCCATGATCCACTCCCTGATTCTCAACCTCAGCCTGGCTGATCTCTCTCTCCTGCTGTTTTCTGCACCTGTCCGAGCTACAGCATACTCCAGAGGTGTTTGGGACCTGGGCTGGTTTGTCTGCAAGTCCTCTGACTGGTTCATCCACACGTGCATGGCAGCCAAGAGCCTGACGATCGTTGCAGTAGCCAAGGTATGcttcatgtatgcatgtgaccCAGCCAAACCAGTAAGTATCCACAACTGCACCATCTGGTCAGTGCTGGTGGCCATTTGGGCTGTGGCAAGCCTGCTACCCCTGCCAGAATGGTTCTTCACCACCACCAGGCATCATGCAGGTGTGGAAATGTGCCTCGTGGATGTGCCCGCTGTGGCGAGAGAGTTCACGTCAACGTTTGGTAAGCTCTACCCGCTGCTGGCATTTTGCCTCCCGTTACTCTCTGCCAGCTTTTATTTCTGGAGAGCTTATGGCCAATGTCAGAAACGAGGAACTAAAACTCAAAATCTTAGAAACCAGATGCGTTCAAAGCAACTCACAGTGATGCTGCTGAGCATTGCCATCACCTCTGCTATCCTGTGGCTCCCTGAGTGGATAGCCTGGCTGTGGATTTGGCATCTGAAGGCTGGAGGCCCAGCCCCACCACAGGGTTTTATAGCCCTGTCTCAAGTCCTCATGTTTTCCATCTCTTCAGCAAATCCTCTCATTTTTCTAGTGATGTCAGAGGAGTTCAAGGAAGGCTTGAAAGGCATATGGAAATGGATGATAACCAAAAAACATCCACCTGCTTCAGAGTCTCAGGAGACACCAGCTGGTAACTCCCAGGTCCTTCGTGACAGTATTCCATCTCTGGAATCCCCACCATCtatgtcagagaaagagaaaactggCTCTCCTTCCGTCAGCAAAGAGAAAGCCGAGAAGGCAGAGATTCCCATCCTCCCTGATGTCGAGCAGTTTTGGCATGACAGAGACACAGTCCCTTGTGTAGAGGACAATGACCCTATCCCCTGGGAACACGAAGATCAAGAGACAGGAGACTGTGATAAATAG